A genomic stretch from Arachis stenosperma cultivar V10309 chromosome 3, arast.V10309.gnm1.PFL2, whole genome shotgun sequence includes:
- the LOC130967487 gene encoding calcineurin B-like protein 7 isoform X1, with translation MGCSFSKQRQRLIGHHKQEEDPAAVLAVQTCFDICDIEALYELFKKLSSSIVDDGLISKEEFQLGLFGNSKKRNLFADRIFDLFDSGKDGVIEFGEFVRGLSVFHPAAPQPQKAAFAFRLHDIRQSGFIERDEVGNNKVLFCENIFIEKMILRTVREMIVALLSESQLVFSDDIIQLIIDKAFQEADLKGDGKIDPDEWQQFVARNPSLLRNMTIPHLKDLNKEFRNFELSPDFIEDDIRNL, from the exons ATGGGGTGTTCTTTCAGCAAACAACGGCAGAGGCTTATTGGGCATCATAAACAGGAAGAAGACCCAGCAGCAGTTCTTGCTGTCCAAACCTGCT TTGATATTTGTGATATTGAAGCACTGTATGAGCTGTTCAAGAAATTAAGTAGCTCCATAGTTGATGACGGCCTCATCAGCAAA GAGGAATTTCAACTTGGCTTATTTGGTAACAGCAAGAAACGAAACCTTTTTGCCGATAGG atatttgatttatttgattcgggaaaGGATGGGGTGATAGAGTTTGGAGAGTTTGTTAGAGGACTCAGCGTGTTCCATCCTGCAGCGCCCCAACCACAAAAAGCAGCTT TTGCATTTCGGCTCCACGATATACGGCAAAGTGGCTTTATTGAACGCGACGAGGTAGGGAATAATAAGGTGCTGTTTTGTGAAAATATCTTCATTGAGAAGATGATATTGCGAACG GTAAGAGAGATGATTGTGGCACTACTAAGCGAGTCCCAATTGGTGTTTTCTGATGACATAATTCAGCTCATAATCGATAAG GCTTTTCAAGAAGCAGATCTCAAAGGAGATGGTAAAATTGATCCAGACGAGTGGCAACAATTTGTGGCTCGAAATCCATCTTTATTGAGGAATATGACAATTCCACATTTGAA GGACCTTAATAAGGAGTTTCGTAATTTTGAATTAAGTCCAGACTTTATTGAAGATGATATAAGAAACCTCTGA
- the LOC130967487 gene encoding calcineurin B-like protein 7 isoform X2: MGCSFSKQRQRLIGHHKQEEDPAAVLAVQTCFDICDIEALYELFKKLSSSIVDDGLISKEEFQLGLFGNSKKRNLFADRIFDLFDSGKDGVIEFGEFVRGLSVFHPAAPQPQKAAFAFRLHDIRQSGFIERDEVREMIVALLSESQLVFSDDIIQLIIDKAFQEADLKGDGKIDPDEWQQFVARNPSLLRNMTIPHLKDLNKEFRNFELSPDFIEDDIRNL, encoded by the exons ATGGGGTGTTCTTTCAGCAAACAACGGCAGAGGCTTATTGGGCATCATAAACAGGAAGAAGACCCAGCAGCAGTTCTTGCTGTCCAAACCTGCT TTGATATTTGTGATATTGAAGCACTGTATGAGCTGTTCAAGAAATTAAGTAGCTCCATAGTTGATGACGGCCTCATCAGCAAA GAGGAATTTCAACTTGGCTTATTTGGTAACAGCAAGAAACGAAACCTTTTTGCCGATAGG atatttgatttatttgattcgggaaaGGATGGGGTGATAGAGTTTGGAGAGTTTGTTAGAGGACTCAGCGTGTTCCATCCTGCAGCGCCCCAACCACAAAAAGCAGCTT TTGCATTTCGGCTCCACGATATACGGCAAAGTGGCTTTATTGAACGCGACGAG GTAAGAGAGATGATTGTGGCACTACTAAGCGAGTCCCAATTGGTGTTTTCTGATGACATAATTCAGCTCATAATCGATAAG GCTTTTCAAGAAGCAGATCTCAAAGGAGATGGTAAAATTGATCCAGACGAGTGGCAACAATTTGTGGCTCGAAATCCATCTTTATTGAGGAATATGACAATTCCACATTTGAA GGACCTTAATAAGGAGTTTCGTAATTTTGAATTAAGTCCAGACTTTATTGAAGATGATATAAGAAACCTCTGA
- the LOC130967487 gene encoding calcineurin B-like protein 4 isoform X3, which produces MGCSFSKQRQRLIGHHKQEEDPAAVLAVQTCFDICDIEALYELFKKLSSSIVDDGLISKEEFQLGLFGNSKKRNLFADRIFDLFDSGKDGVIEFGEFVRGLSVFHPAAPQPQKAAFAFRLHDIRQSGFIERDEVGNNKVLFCENIFIEKMILRTVREMIVALLSESQLVFSDDIIQLIIDKGP; this is translated from the exons ATGGGGTGTTCTTTCAGCAAACAACGGCAGAGGCTTATTGGGCATCATAAACAGGAAGAAGACCCAGCAGCAGTTCTTGCTGTCCAAACCTGCT TTGATATTTGTGATATTGAAGCACTGTATGAGCTGTTCAAGAAATTAAGTAGCTCCATAGTTGATGACGGCCTCATCAGCAAA GAGGAATTTCAACTTGGCTTATTTGGTAACAGCAAGAAACGAAACCTTTTTGCCGATAGG atatttgatttatttgattcgggaaaGGATGGGGTGATAGAGTTTGGAGAGTTTGTTAGAGGACTCAGCGTGTTCCATCCTGCAGCGCCCCAACCACAAAAAGCAGCTT TTGCATTTCGGCTCCACGATATACGGCAAAGTGGCTTTATTGAACGCGACGAGGTAGGGAATAATAAGGTGCTGTTTTGTGAAAATATCTTCATTGAGAAGATGATATTGCGAACG GTAAGAGAGATGATTGTGGCACTACTAAGCGAGTCCCAATTGGTGTTTTCTGATGACATAATTCAGCTCATAATCGATAAG GGACCTTAA